A genome region from Frankineae bacterium MT45 includes the following:
- a CDS encoding DNA gyrase subunit B yields MSNAKDDKPSYSGSSIQVLEGLEAVRKRPGMYIGSTSERGLHHLVWEVVDNSVDEALAGYADHIEVTLLADGGVKVVDNGRGMPVDMHPTQKKPTVEVILTILHAGGKFDGESYAVSGGLHGVGISVVNALSSRLEVEIERDGYQWSQPYVNQKPAEPLKRGEKSNKTGTTVTFWADGDIFETLTYSFETISRRLQEMAFLNKGLTIVLRDERANKVSLDDADTTEEKAVEVVYSYPGGIADFVKHLNGSKTPIHKTVISFSDEDKEQHLSVDIAMQWNESYSESVYTFANTINTHEGGTHEEGFRAALTTVVNKWATEKKIFKPNEDKLTGDDIREGLAAIVSIKLGDPQFEGQTKTKLGNSNAKSFVQKVCNEWIADWFERNPSEGRQIILKASQAARARKAAQQARKLARKNALDTMGMPGKLSDCRSTDPRESELYIVEGDSAGGSAKSCRDSMFQAILPIRGKIINVEKARIDRVLKNTEVQALITALGTGIHDDFDVTKLRYHKLVLMADADVDGQHITTLLLTLLFRFMRPLIEAGHVYLAQPPLYKIKWSKGEPGYAYSDRERDGLVKVGQEAGRRLPKEDAIARYKGLGEMNSKELWETTMDPAHRILRLVTLDDAATADELFSVLMGEDVEARRSFIVRNARDVRFLDI; encoded by the coding sequence GTGAGCAATGCCAAGGACGACAAGCCGAGCTACTCCGGTAGCTCCATCCAGGTCCTCGAGGGTCTGGAGGCCGTTCGTAAGCGTCCCGGTATGTACATCGGCTCGACCTCGGAGCGGGGTCTGCACCACCTGGTGTGGGAGGTTGTCGACAACTCGGTCGATGAGGCCCTGGCCGGCTACGCCGATCACATCGAAGTCACGCTGCTGGCCGACGGCGGCGTCAAGGTCGTCGACAACGGCCGCGGTATGCCGGTCGACATGCACCCCACGCAGAAGAAGCCGACCGTAGAGGTCATCCTCACCATCCTGCACGCCGGCGGAAAGTTCGACGGCGAGTCCTACGCTGTCTCCGGTGGTCTGCACGGCGTCGGCATCTCGGTCGTCAACGCGCTCTCCTCCCGACTCGAGGTTGAGATCGAGCGCGACGGCTACCAGTGGTCCCAGCCCTATGTAAACCAGAAGCCGGCTGAGCCGCTGAAGCGCGGCGAGAAGTCGAACAAGACCGGCACCACCGTCACCTTCTGGGCCGACGGCGACATCTTCGAGACGCTGACCTACTCCTTCGAGACGATCAGCCGCCGCCTGCAGGAGATGGCCTTCCTGAACAAGGGGCTCACCATCGTGCTGCGTGACGAGCGGGCGAACAAGGTCAGCCTCGACGACGCCGACACCACCGAAGAGAAGGCGGTCGAGGTCGTCTACTCCTATCCCGGTGGCATCGCCGACTTCGTCAAGCACCTCAACGGCAGCAAGACCCCGATCCACAAGACGGTGATCAGCTTCAGCGACGAGGACAAGGAGCAGCACCTCTCGGTCGACATCGCCATGCAGTGGAACGAGTCCTACTCCGAGAGCGTCTACACCTTCGCCAACACCATCAACACACATGAGGGCGGCACCCACGAAGAGGGGTTCCGGGCCGCGCTCACCACCGTCGTCAACAAGTGGGCCACCGAGAAGAAGATCTTCAAGCCGAACGAAGACAAGCTCACCGGTGACGACATCCGTGAGGGCCTGGCCGCGATCGTCTCGATCAAGTTGGGCGACCCGCAGTTTGAGGGGCAGACCAAGACCAAGCTCGGAAACTCGAACGCGAAGTCCTTCGTGCAGAAGGTCTGCAACGAGTGGATCGCCGACTGGTTCGAGCGCAACCCGTCCGAGGGACGCCAGATCATCCTGAAGGCATCGCAGGCCGCGCGGGCTCGCAAGGCCGCCCAGCAGGCCCGCAAGCTGGCCCGCAAGAACGCCCTCGACACGATGGGTATGCCGGGGAAGCTCAGCGACTGCCGCTCCACCGACCCTCGCGAGAGCGAGCTCTACATCGTTGAGGGTGACTCGGCCGGCGGCTCAGCCAAGTCCTGCCGCGACTCGATGTTCCAGGCGATCCTGCCGATCCGCGGCAAGATCATCAACGTCGAGAAGGCTCGCATCGACCGAGTCTTGAAGAACACCGAAGTGCAGGCGCTGATCACCGCGCTCGGCACGGGTATTCACGACGACTTCGACGTCACCAAGCTGCGCTATCACAAGCTGGTGCTGATGGCCGATGCCGACGTCGACGGCCAGCACATCACCACGCTGCTGCTCACCCTGCTCTTCCGCTTCATGCGCCCACTCATCGAAGCCGGCCACGTCTACCTGGCCCAGCCGCCGCTGTACAAGATCAAGTGGAGCAAGGGCGAACCCGGCTACGCGTACTCCGACCGTGAACGAGACGGTCTGGTCAAGGTCGGTCAGGAGGCTGGACGCCGCCTGCCGAAGGAGGACGCCATCGCTCGGTACAAGGGTCTGGGCGAGATGAACTCCAAGGAATTGTGGGAGACCACGATGGATCCGGCCCACCGAATCCTGCGTCTGGTCACCCTCGACGACGCGGCCACCGCGGACGAACTCTTCAGCGTGCTGATGGGTGAGGACGTCGAGGCGCGCCGGTCGTTCATCGTCCGTAACGCCCGCGACGTGCGTTTCCTCGATATTTAA
- a CDS encoding translation initiation factor IF-2, whose amino-acid sequence MKKSLTLVVAAVAAGVILRKRRSGAADAAMWREATSGPAPSRSATSPAPKPVNSTTPKPAAAPPAAPPVAASPVSPEPAKEATPAAAEQATVESVAAQEPTASEAASEPRVGAHAAAEPEETPAPAPVVASAPQPVPAPSDEPVPAPAPEAQINGSAPQPLPTESAPPAAAPAPKPGPPKGNGGNGGKGEKKA is encoded by the coding sequence ATGAAGAAGTCCCTCACCCTGGTTGTCGCGGCGGTCGCGGCCGGTGTGATCCTGCGTAAGCGTCGCTCGGGGGCGGCCGATGCCGCGATGTGGCGTGAGGCGACGTCTGGTCCGGCTCCGTCCCGCTCGGCTACGTCGCCGGCGCCAAAGCCCGTGAACTCGACGACCCCGAAGCCGGCTGCCGCGCCGCCTGCTGCCCCGCCGGTGGCCGCGAGCCCTGTTTCGCCGGAGCCCGCGAAGGAGGCAACCCCGGCCGCCGCCGAGCAGGCCACGGTCGAGTCGGTGGCCGCGCAGGAGCCAACGGCCTCCGAAGCTGCGTCTGAGCCTCGGGTCGGTGCCCACGCTGCGGCTGAGCCCGAAGAGACGCCTGCGCCCGCTCCGGTGGTCGCGTCAGCGCCCCAGCCGGTCCCGGCTCCCTCCGACGAGCCGGTTCCCGCGCCCGCTCCGGAGGCCCAGATCAACGGATCGGCACCCCAGCCGCTCCCGACCGAGAGTGCACCGCCGGCTGCCGCTCCGGCACCGAAGCCCGGCCCACCGAAGGGCAACGGCGGCAATGGCGGCAAGGGCGAGAAGAAGGCCTGA
- a CDS encoding geranylgeranyl reductase family: MAAGIVVTAMDDAPTAQEAHESARESDSAEASELVWDVAVIGAGPAGSSAARAAAEAGASVILLDRATMPRYKTCGGGLIGYSRGALPPGFEIPVRQSINTLAFTLNGRWRRTHRDDGREVLSLVNRSEFDDALARVAIASGAHFREGTAMQSLSEDTDGVTLTLADGTTLRARAVVGADGSASRVARHVGVEFGQVDLGLEAEIPVPPGVAQRWSGTVLVDWGPLPGSYGWVFPKGETLTVGVIGARGSGEALRQYYRDLIARHGLAHFEPVHDSGHLTRCRTDDSPLARGRVLVAGDAAGLLEPLTREGISYALRSGTWAGAAAAQIARAADQQAVDAATAGYRSQVSAVLGAEMTSGARKLKLYLRSPWLVHIAIWALPAAWRRFAEFCRGTDL, from the coding sequence ATGGCAGCCGGTATCGTCGTCACCGCAATGGACGACGCCCCAACCGCCCAAGAGGCGCACGAGTCCGCCCGCGAAAGTGACTCCGCAGAAGCGTCAGAGCTGGTCTGGGACGTGGCCGTCATCGGCGCCGGCCCCGCCGGATCAAGCGCGGCCCGGGCAGCGGCCGAGGCCGGAGCCAGCGTCATCCTCCTCGATCGCGCCACCATGCCCCGCTACAAGACCTGCGGCGGCGGCCTCATCGGCTACTCCCGGGGCGCCCTCCCACCCGGCTTCGAGATCCCCGTCCGGCAGAGCATCAACACGCTCGCCTTCACCCTCAATGGGCGCTGGCGGCGAACTCACCGAGACGACGGACGTGAGGTGCTCTCCCTCGTCAATCGTTCGGAATTCGACGACGCACTTGCTCGGGTCGCCATCGCCTCCGGTGCGCACTTCCGCGAGGGCACCGCGATGCAATCGCTCTCCGAGGACACCGATGGCGTCACGCTGACCCTGGCCGACGGGACGACCCTGCGGGCCCGGGCCGTCGTCGGGGCTGACGGCTCAGCGAGCCGGGTGGCCCGTCACGTGGGGGTCGAGTTCGGCCAGGTTGATCTCGGCCTGGAGGCGGAGATCCCCGTTCCACCGGGCGTCGCCCAGCGGTGGAGCGGCACCGTGCTGGTCGACTGGGGTCCGCTGCCCGGCTCCTACGGCTGGGTCTTCCCCAAAGGTGAGACGCTCACGGTTGGCGTCATCGGAGCCCGCGGCTCCGGGGAGGCCCTGCGGCAGTACTACCGCGACCTCATCGCCCGTCACGGGCTGGCCCACTTCGAGCCGGTGCATGATTCCGGGCACCTGACCCGCTGCCGCACGGACGACTCACCGCTCGCCCGCGGACGGGTGTTGGTGGCCGGCGACGCCGCCGGGTTACTGGAGCCACTGACCCGCGAGGGGATCTCCTACGCGCTGCGCTCCGGCACCTGGGCCGGGGCGGCCGCAGCCCAGATCGCTCGCGCCGCCGATCAGCAGGCGGTGGACGCGGCTACGGCCGGGTATCGCAGCCAGGTGAGCGCCGTCCTCGGCGCCGAGATGACCTCGGGCGCCCGCAAGCTGAAGCTGTATCTCCGCAGCCCGTGGCTAGTGCATATAGCCATCTGGGCGCTTCCGGCGGCCTGGCGCCGCTTCGCCGAGTTCTGTCGCGGCACCGACCTCTAG
- a CDS encoding DNA gyrase subunit A → MTDTIDGPPTGASGDGPDGPDLPGSGTIAADDGGHDRIEPVDIQTEMQRSYIDYAMSVIVGRALPDVRDGLKPVHRKILYGMYDSGFRPDRNYVKCGRVVGDVMGNYHPHGDTALYDALVRMAQTWSLRYTMIDPQGNFGSPGNDPAAAYRYTECRLKPLAMEMLRDIDKDTVDFIPNYAGNTTEPVILPARIPNLLVNGSEGIAVGMATRIPPHNLREVAAGVTWALDNPDATSEELLDALIARIQGPDFPTKGLIVGRTGIEDAYRTGRGSIRMRAVVEIEEDVKGRTILVVTELPYQVNPDNLVESIAMLAKDGKIAGIADINDESSDRIGMRIVVTVKRDAVARVVLNNLFKHTQLQTTFGANMLAIVDGVPRTLRLDQFVSHYVEHQIEVIVRRTQYLLRKAEERIHILRGYLKALDQLDAVIALIRASASAEEARGGLMQLLDIDEIQAVAILDMQLRRLAALERQRIIDEHDEIAAEIDDYNDILAKPLRQRQIVRDEMNEIVEKYGDERRTVLVPFEGDVSMEDLIADEQVVITITRTGYAKRTKTDLYRAQKRGGKGVQGAALKTDDLVAHFFVASTHDWILFFTNKGRVYRAKAYELPEANRNARGQHVANLLAFQPDETIADVITIRNYEVAPYLVLATKAGLVKKTKLTDFNSNRSGGIVAVNLREDDELIDAALISADDDLLLVSRSAMSIRFKADDDTLRPMGRATSGVIGMRFSGEDVLLAMEVVNNDDVEILVATEGGFAKRTPVAEYPVQGRGGKGVLTARIVSTRGGLVGAAAVRPDDEIYAITSDGVVIRTKAAEVRRAQRQTMGVRLMNLPDGVNLLAVARNADEPDEQE, encoded by the coding sequence GTGACTGACACCATCGACGGCCCCCCGACAGGCGCTTCAGGCGACGGACCGGACGGGCCGGATCTGCCGGGCTCGGGAACCATCGCCGCGGACGACGGCGGCCACGACCGCATCGAGCCGGTCGACATCCAGACCGAGATGCAGCGCAGCTACATCGACTACGCGATGTCAGTCATCGTCGGACGCGCACTGCCGGACGTCCGTGACGGCCTCAAGCCGGTGCACCGCAAGATCCTGTACGGCATGTACGACTCGGGCTTCCGTCCGGATCGTAACTACGTGAAGTGCGGCCGGGTCGTCGGCGACGTGATGGGCAACTACCACCCGCACGGTGACACCGCCCTCTACGACGCCCTGGTCCGGATGGCGCAGACCTGGTCGCTGCGCTACACGATGATCGACCCGCAGGGAAACTTCGGATCACCGGGTAATGACCCGGCCGCCGCGTATCGCTACACGGAGTGCCGGCTCAAGCCGCTGGCCATGGAGATGCTGCGCGACATCGACAAGGACACCGTCGATTTCATCCCCAACTACGCGGGAAACACGACTGAACCGGTCATCCTCCCAGCCCGCATCCCCAACCTGCTGGTCAACGGCAGTGAGGGCATCGCCGTCGGTATGGCCACCCGCATCCCGCCTCACAACCTGCGCGAGGTCGCCGCCGGTGTCACCTGGGCGCTCGACAACCCGGACGCGACCAGCGAAGAACTGCTGGACGCTCTCATCGCCCGCATCCAGGGACCGGACTTCCCGACCAAGGGCCTCATCGTCGGGCGCACCGGAATCGAGGACGCGTACCGCACCGGGCGCGGCTCGATCCGGATGCGCGCCGTCGTCGAGATCGAGGAGGACGTCAAGGGACGCACCATCCTGGTCGTCACCGAACTCCCGTACCAGGTGAACCCGGACAACCTCGTCGAGTCGATCGCAATGCTCGCAAAAGACGGGAAGATCGCCGGCATCGCCGACATCAACGACGAGTCCAGCGACCGCATCGGCATGCGCATCGTGGTCACGGTCAAGCGTGACGCGGTGGCCCGCGTGGTGCTGAACAACCTCTTCAAGCACACCCAGCTGCAGACCACCTTCGGCGCGAACATGCTGGCAATTGTTGATGGTGTGCCCCGCACGCTGCGCCTCGATCAGTTCGTCAGCCACTACGTCGAGCACCAGATCGAGGTCATCGTCCGGCGTACGCAGTACCTGCTGCGCAAGGCCGAAGAGCGCATTCATATCCTGCGCGGCTACCTCAAGGCCCTCGACCAGCTCGACGCGGTCATCGCATTGATCCGCGCCTCGGCATCGGCCGAGGAGGCCCGCGGTGGCCTGATGCAGCTGCTGGACATCGACGAGATCCAGGCCGTCGCCATCCTCGACATGCAGCTGCGCCGGCTGGCCGCGCTGGAGCGTCAGCGCATCATCGACGAGCACGACGAGATCGCGGCTGAGATCGACGACTACAACGACATCTTGGCCAAGCCGCTGCGGCAGCGGCAGATCGTCCGCGACGAGATGAACGAGATCGTCGAGAAGTACGGCGACGAGCGGCGCACCGTGCTGGTGCCCTTCGAAGGCGACGTCTCGATGGAGGACCTCATCGCCGACGAGCAGGTGGTCATCACGATCACCCGCACCGGCTACGCCAAGCGCACCAAGACCGACCTCTACCGGGCGCAGAAGCGTGGTGGCAAGGGTGTGCAGGGTGCCGCGCTGAAGACCGACGATCTGGTCGCGCACTTCTTCGTCGCCTCGACCCATGACTGGATCCTCTTCTTCACCAACAAGGGGCGGGTCTATCGGGCGAAGGCGTACGAGCTGCCGGAGGCCAACCGCAACGCGCGCGGCCAGCACGTCGCCAACCTGCTGGCCTTCCAGCCGGACGAGACGATCGCCGACGTCATCACGATCCGCAACTACGAAGTGGCGCCGTACCTGGTGCTGGCCACGAAGGCCGGACTGGTCAAGAAGACGAAGCTCACCGACTTCAACTCCAACCGCTCCGGCGGCATTGTTGCCGTCAACCTGCGGGAGGACGACGAGCTCATCGACGCCGCGCTCATCTCGGCCGACGACGATCTGCTGCTGGTGAGTCGCAGTGCCATGTCCATCCGCTTCAAGGCCGACGACGACACGCTGCGCCCGATGGGACGGGCCACCTCCGGCGTCATCGGCATGCGTTTCTCGGGCGAGGACGTGCTGCTAGCGATGGAAGTTGTGAACAACGACGACGTCGAAATCCTCGTCGCGACCGAGGGTGGATTCGCCAAGCGCACCCCGGTTGCCGAGTACCCGGTTCAAGGTCGTGGCGGAAAGGGCGTTCTCACAGCGCGTATCGTCTCTACTAGAGGCGGCCTGGTTGGTGCGGCGGCGGTTCGCCCGGACGATGAGATCTATGCGATCACTTCGGACGGCGTTGTCATTCGCACCAAGGCAGCTGAGGTACGGCGCGCACAGCGTCAGACGATGGGAGTTCGCCTGATGAATCTCCCGGATGGCGTCAACCTCTTGGCTGTTGCCCGAAACGCTGATGAGCCGGACGAGCAGGAGTAA
- a CDS encoding Predicted nucleic acid-binding protein, contains Zn-ribbon domain (includes truncated derivatives), which produces MTESDLNGLPGEPLDGGSSAPQSVPDPENSAGIDAQIDELQASGLTGGDLARAALESARRSASALPPPMSRDARRRSANRQANRRRGGYSGSGPDERDPQAVGGILSSLFATRGWEQPLAEARVFADWEGLVGAEIAARCQPVLLRDGELKISAESTAWATQLRMMSSSILKRLVGELGPTVVTKLMITGPVAPSWKHGAWSVRGHRGPRDTYG; this is translated from the coding sequence ATGACTGAATCCGACTTGAATGGTCTGCCTGGCGAACCTCTAGACGGTGGCTCCTCGGCTCCCCAGAGCGTCCCAGATCCGGAGAATTCAGCCGGAATCGACGCCCAGATCGACGAGCTCCAGGCCAGCGGGCTCACCGGCGGCGATCTCGCCCGGGCCGCCCTGGAGAGTGCCCGCCGTAGCGCGTCGGCGCTACCTCCTCCGATGAGTCGAGACGCCCGTCGGCGAAGCGCCAACCGCCAGGCCAACCGCCGCCGCGGCGGCTACTCGGGCAGCGGGCCGGACGAGCGTGATCCCCAGGCCGTCGGTGGAATCCTCTCCAGCCTTTTTGCCACTCGGGGCTGGGAGCAGCCGCTGGCCGAAGCGCGGGTCTTCGCGGATTGGGAGGGGCTGGTCGGCGCCGAGATCGCGGCCCGCTGCCAGCCGGTCCTGCTACGCGACGGAGAACTCAAGATCTCGGCAGAATCCACCGCCTGGGCCACCCAACTGCGCATGATGAGCTCCTCGATTCTGAAGCGGTTGGTGGGTGAGCTCGGTCCGACCGTAGTTACCAAGCTGATGATCACCGGGCCGGTGGCGCCGTCCTGGAAGCATGGAGCGTGGTCGGTCCGTGGCCATCGCGGACCGCGTGACACCTACGGGTGA
- a CDS encoding dolichol-phosphate mannosyltransferase has translation MSDTPPKVVVVVPTYNERENLPVLVAQLESLGVPNLHVLVVDDNSPDGTGDIADKMVVESDNIHSVLHRTEKNGLGRAYVAGITQALADGADVVIQMDADLSHPTDVIPLMLKTLDDPQTAVVIGSRYVDGGSVATEWSGRRKALSAFANSYVDAILGLKVKDVTAGFKAWKAQTLRDIQVSTIRSDGYAFQVEMNYRTIQRGLKVVEVPINFEERAKGSSKMNFSVQVESALMPWKLRFGKH, from the coding sequence ATGAGTGACACCCCGCCGAAGGTTGTTGTCGTCGTTCCGACGTACAACGAGCGGGAGAACCTGCCAGTCCTCGTCGCCCAGCTCGAGTCGCTGGGGGTGCCGAATCTGCACGTCCTGGTCGTCGACGACAACTCCCCGGACGGCACCGGTGACATCGCCGACAAGATGGTCGTCGAGTCGGACAACATTCACAGCGTTCTACACCGCACCGAGAAGAACGGCCTGGGACGGGCCTACGTCGCCGGCATCACCCAGGCGCTGGCCGATGGGGCCGATGTCGTCATTCAGATGGACGCCGACCTCTCCCACCCCACCGACGTCATCCCGCTGATGCTCAAGACGCTCGACGACCCGCAGACGGCCGTTGTGATCGGGTCGCGCTACGTCGACGGCGGTTCGGTGGCCACCGAGTGGTCAGGCCGGCGCAAGGCGCTCTCGGCCTTCGCCAACAGCTACGTCGACGCGATCCTGGGTCTGAAGGTCAAGGACGTCACCGCCGGTTTCAAGGCGTGGAAGGCCCAGACGCTCCGCGACATCCAGGTCTCCACCATTCGCAGCGACGGTTACGCGTTCCAGGTCGAGATGAACTACCGCACGATCCAGCGTGGGCTGAAGGTCGTCGAGGTCCCGATCAATTTCGAGGAACGGGCCAAGGGCTCGTCCAAGATGAACTTCTCGGTCCAGGTCGAGTCGGCGCTGATGCCGTGGAAGTTGCGCTTCGGCAAGCACTGA